From one Bacteroides eggerthii genomic stretch:
- a CDS encoding DUF4458 domain-containing protein, whose protein sequence is MNLHKLKIRSIFFLPLIVSLLAMVAVTGCSDEEDALQTGQYGYVQFKLYKSTGEGAATRATDKLELLSDAKKINVVMLRDGVTLSQTLVLNSYNAENAEFGLRSDKLQLLTGTYKIVGYYLYDKLDEELLAGSVEEDDEFTVVQDGLQEKALTVNTVTRGMVKFKLIKDGLSTRAPGEYLFSQIKLADITVTNLFTKKPTTIKGFKVTYKEESKEHQNPDNDNDKYMDIATAKCDSAVWLPAGNYQVTSYTTYSKNGNLVKTLETQAVKGEQFTVKDNALTDDAIVPIKLSRTAEYIKDYLALKEIWDALNGKNWSQQGFGTQPGANWNFNKELDMWGAQPGVSLNSNGRVTGLSLEGFGASGRVPDAIGQLTELEVLALGSHGEKVNERLFGPKGISANMSDEQKQKMRMHYQKTFVDYDPREDFSDLIKDCINSDPQQKSIKKSSRITLKDTQIGQLSNNITFVSKAVMRLTKLRQFYMGNSPFVAENICEAWENENSEYAQQYKTEDLKWDNLKDLTDVEVYNCPNLTKLPTFLKALPEMQLINVACNRGISGEQLKDDWQALADAPVGEKIQIIYIGYNNLKTFPVETSLQKMKKLGMLECLYNQLEGKLPAFGSEIKLASLNLAYNQITEIPANFCGFTEQVENLSFAHNKLKYIPNIFDAKSVSVMSAIDFSYNEIGSVDGKNFDPLDPTPFKGINVSSINLSNNQISKFPKELFSTGSPLSSINLMGNMLTEIPKNSLKDENENFKNTYLLTSIDLRFNKLTKLSDDFRATTLPYLVGIDLSYNSFSKFPTQPLNSSTLKGFGIRNQRDAQGNRTLREWPEGITLCPSLTQLQIGSNDIRKVNEKITPNISVLDIKDNPNISIDLSYVCPYIEAGMYMLFYDKTQDIRGCDALDIKR, encoded by the coding sequence ATGAATCTACATAAATTAAAGATACGCTCTATATTCTTTTTACCCCTCATCGTCAGCTTGCTGGCGATGGTGGCGGTAACGGGATGTTCCGATGAGGAAGATGCACTGCAAACAGGTCAATACGGCTATGTGCAGTTCAAACTCTACAAAAGCACAGGAGAAGGTGCGGCTACCCGCGCCACCGATAAACTGGAACTGCTGTCGGATGCAAAAAAGATAAACGTAGTGATGCTGCGAGACGGTGTAACACTGTCGCAAACATTGGTTCTCAATTCATATAACGCAGAGAATGCAGAGTTCGGCCTGCGCAGTGATAAACTGCAACTACTGACCGGTACTTACAAAATAGTAGGATACTACCTGTACGACAAACTCGATGAAGAATTGCTGGCAGGTTCGGTAGAAGAAGATGATGAATTTACCGTAGTTCAAGACGGTCTGCAAGAAAAAGCATTGACCGTAAATACAGTGACACGCGGTATGGTTAAGTTTAAGCTGATTAAAGACGGACTTAGCACCCGCGCACCGGGAGAATATCTGTTCAGCCAAATAAAGCTGGCAGACATAACCGTAACCAACCTGTTCACCAAAAAGCCGACAACGATTAAAGGCTTCAAAGTGACTTACAAGGAAGAGTCCAAAGAGCACCAAAACCCCGACAACGATAATGACAAGTATATGGACATCGCCACTGCAAAGTGCGACTCTGCCGTATGGTTGCCCGCCGGAAACTATCAGGTGACTTCTTACACTACATATTCCAAAAACGGAAATCTGGTAAAGACACTGGAAACACAAGCCGTAAAAGGCGAACAGTTCACCGTAAAAGACAATGCGCTCACTGACGACGCCATTGTCCCCATTAAACTGTCCCGCACCGCCGAATACATCAAGGATTACCTTGCACTGAAAGAAATCTGGGATGCGCTGAACGGCAAAAACTGGAGCCAACAAGGCTTCGGTACTCAACCGGGCGCCAACTGGAATTTCAATAAGGAACTGGATATGTGGGGAGCCCAACCCGGTGTATCGCTCAACAGCAATGGTCGTGTAACAGGGCTTTCCTTAGAAGGCTTTGGCGCCAGCGGAAGAGTGCCGGACGCTATCGGACAACTCACGGAACTGGAAGTTCTGGCATTAGGCTCGCATGGGGAGAAAGTAAACGAGAGACTGTTCGGCCCCAAAGGCATTTCAGCGAATATGAGTGACGAGCAGAAGCAAAAAATGCGTATGCACTACCAAAAAACATTCGTTGACTACGACCCGCGCGAAGACTTCTCCGACCTTATCAAAGATTGCATCAACAGCGATCCGCAGCAGAAAAGTATCAAAAAAAGCAGCCGTATCACATTGAAAGATACGCAAATCGGACAGTTGAGCAATAATATCACATTCGTTTCCAAAGCAGTGATGCGCTTAACCAAACTGCGCCAGTTCTATATGGGTAACTCTCCTTTCGTCGCCGAAAACATTTGCGAAGCATGGGAGAATGAAAACTCCGAATACGCCCAACAATATAAGACGGAAGATTTGAAGTGGGATAATTTGAAAGATCTGACAGATGTAGAGGTATATAACTGCCCGAACCTCACAAAGTTGCCTACATTCTTAAAAGCACTGCCCGAAATGCAGCTGATTAACGTTGCCTGCAACAGAGGTATCTCCGGAGAGCAGTTGAAAGACGACTGGCAAGCCCTCGCAGACGCACCGGTAGGAGAGAAAATCCAGATTATCTACATAGGCTACAACAACCTGAAAACATTCCCGGTGGAAACATCTTTGCAGAAGATGAAAAAACTGGGCATGCTGGAATGTCTCTACAACCAACTTGAAGGCAAGTTACCGGCATTCGGCTCGGAAATAAAATTGGCATCACTCAATTTGGCATATAACCAAATCACAGAAATCCCCGCAAACTTCTGCGGATTTACCGAACAGGTGGAAAATCTGAGCTTTGCGCATAACAAATTGAAGTATATCCCTAATATCTTCGATGCCAAATCCGTTTCGGTAATGAGCGCGATAGACTTTTCCTACAACGAGATAGGCTCGGTGGACGGAAAGAATTTTGATCCTCTTGACCCCACTCCTTTCAAAGGTATCAACGTTTCTTCCATCAACTTGTCAAACAACCAGATAAGCAAGTTCCCCAAAGAGCTGTTCTCAACCGGTTCACCGCTTTCTTCCATCAACCTGATGGGTAATATGCTGACAGAAATACCCAAAAACTCGTTGAAAGACGAAAACGAAAACTTCAAGAACACCTATTTGCTTACTTCGATAGACTTGCGTTTCAACAAGCTTACAAAGTTGTCCGACGATTTCCGGGCTACCACGCTGCCCTATTTGGTTGGTATAGACTTGAGCTACAACAGTTTCTCCAAGTTCCCTACACAACCGCTGAACAGCAGCACGCTGAAAGGCTTCGGTATCCGTAACCAACGCGACGCACAAGGTAACCGCACCCTGCGCGAATGGCCGGAAGGTATCACCCTGTGTCCCAGCCTGACGCAACTGCAAATCGGTTCGAACGACATTCGTAAAGTAAACGAGAAGATAACCCCGAACATTTCGGTACTGGACATCAAGGACAATCCGAACATTTCCATCGACTTGAGCTACGTATGCCCCTACATCGAAGCAGGCATGTACATGCTGTTCTACGATAAGACGCAGGATATTCGCGGTTGCGATGCGCTGGATATTAAACGATAA
- a CDS encoding BACON domain-containing protein — protein sequence MKYSKKIIIGLALCAGIVTSCKEDEAGVSNNISTDKDEITIGPEGGTEQVAVSTNADWVAGSAKPWISISPANGMGSADCRLAIDSTLENNARTTQIRFAAEGQEPKLITITQFGFNKQILLKEPEVEIENSAEYDKRFFETTISTNIHFKIDEENIEYSFAEPMNDTEKVEMEPERANWLTLPKNDDLEVNLDRKARPRTIKVRFRWEMNTAPFTRVAKIRLIPQNPEEDKLKDADGKEIDAVILTVRQKPALKIEDNRSGDSLAIITINKKVQATMSFDTSENMQNWNYVTLWEATDDDLPSQEAIGRVRSVKFIMVNLKEGETLPKEVKHLKYLESFGIQSNANFQLREVLLGEEICELEHLKYLSVYAYGLIKLPDNFIKLGGKGKEKGLEVLDLSSNNFPKLSTITDVVNQENFPHVRALLLSRCRRTDSFNDLSQMDNRGGSEYNGRPIGLHVNITEEARERAAFFKLLTWDNLVTLSLSYNFIEGQLPTDSEITAALQAAGKPTRYTKDDFSTDKKDYLDKLVGDTCIWLKTNDNPVTYPGVNGQYKEVVHGQDVPRVLPNARSLSINLNFMTGDMPKWILFHPYFVEWDPEVLVFNQQERGKNSEGAPVLFDNIDNQKYDYKYYYGDKDPGTEVTIQGTAYPLYYRRYVAQ from the coding sequence ATGAAATATTCAAAGAAAATAATAATAGGACTGGCTCTTTGCGCGGGCATCGTAACCTCGTGCAAGGAAGATGAAGCAGGAGTATCGAACAACATCTCCACCGACAAGGACGAAATCACAATCGGCCCGGAGGGAGGTACAGAGCAAGTCGCCGTCTCTACCAACGCCGATTGGGTGGCCGGTTCAGCCAAACCCTGGATCAGCATTTCCCCCGCAAACGGAATGGGTTCGGCAGATTGCAGACTGGCCATCGATTCTACATTGGAGAACAACGCACGTACCACCCAGATACGGTTTGCAGCGGAAGGACAAGAACCTAAGTTGATTACGATTACCCAGTTCGGCTTCAACAAGCAGATATTGCTGAAAGAACCGGAAGTGGAAATTGAGAACTCAGCCGAGTATGACAAGCGCTTTTTCGAAACCACCATCTCTACCAACATTCACTTCAAAATTGATGAGGAGAATATAGAGTACTCGTTTGCCGAACCGATGAACGATACGGAAAAAGTAGAAATGGAGCCCGAACGCGCCAACTGGCTTACGTTGCCCAAAAACGACGACCTGGAAGTAAACCTCGACAGAAAAGCGCGTCCGCGTACCATCAAAGTGCGCTTCCGCTGGGAAATGAATACGGCACCTTTTACCCGCGTTGCCAAAATCCGCCTGATTCCGCAGAATCCTGAGGAAGACAAGCTGAAAGATGCCGACGGCAAAGAGATAGATGCGGTTATTCTCACCGTCCGCCAGAAACCGGCTCTGAAAATAGAAGACAACCGTTCGGGCGACTCGCTTGCCATCATCACTATCAACAAAAAGGTACAGGCTACAATGTCATTCGACACCAGCGAGAATATGCAGAACTGGAACTATGTAACCCTTTGGGAAGCAACCGACGACGACTTACCTTCACAGGAAGCCATCGGTCGCGTACGCAGCGTGAAATTCATAATGGTGAACTTGAAAGAAGGCGAAACCCTTCCTAAGGAAGTGAAACACCTCAAATATTTGGAATCATTCGGTATTCAGAGTAATGCCAACTTCCAGTTGCGAGAGGTTCTTTTAGGCGAAGAAATTTGTGAACTGGAACACCTGAAATATCTAAGTGTATATGCGTATGGTCTTATCAAGTTGCCCGATAACTTTATAAAACTGGGCGGCAAGGGTAAAGAAAAAGGTCTGGAAGTACTGGATTTATCTTCCAATAACTTCCCTAAACTCTCTACCATTACGGATGTGGTGAACCAAGAAAACTTCCCGCATGTAAGAGCATTATTATTAAGCAGATGTCGCCGTACGGACTCCTTCAACGATTTGAGCCAGATGGACAACAGAGGAGGCAGCGAATACAATGGACGACCTATCGGACTGCATGTCAACATCACCGAAGAAGCCAGAGAACGGGCAGCATTCTTTAAACTGCTGACTTGGGACAATCTGGTTACCCTGTCCCTGTCTTATAACTTCATCGAAGGACAGTTGCCTACGGATAGCGAAATAACCGCTGCGCTGCAAGCCGCAGGAAAGCCTACACGCTATACGAAAGATGATTTCTCCACCGATAAAAAGGATTATTTGGACAAGCTGGTAGGCGACACTTGTATCTGGCTGAAAACAAACGATAATCCGGTAACTTATCCGGGAGTGAACGGACAATATAAGGAAGTAGTACATGGACAGGATGTTCCGCGCGTATTGCCCAATGCACGCAGTCTTTCCATCAACCTGAACTTCATGACGGGCGATATGCCCAAATGGATACTTTTCCACCCCTACTTTGTGGAATGGGATCCGGAAGTCTTGGTTTTCAATCAGCAGGAAAGAGGTAAAAACTCTGAAGGAGCTCCCGTATTGTTTGATAATATAGACAATCAGAAGTACGACTATAAGTATTATTACGGCGATAAGGATCCCGGAACAGAGGTAACAATTCAAGGTACCGCCTATCCGCTTTACTACCGCAGATACGTAGCTCAATAA
- a CDS encoding subtilase family N-terminal domain-containing protein: protein MKKKFLYIALFALTLAACSEQEIIEQPSTSPEETEVQLPADVTSGELLIKFKPEMTAILDRTMTRATRSGSAMTRSGIPSTDEVLDILGGYHFERIFPVDSRNEERTRTAGLHLWYLVKFDENTDLQQAANRLSRLGEISKVQGNSRIKRAYNTGNYRTYISEAALQQKAATRAATNSTFSDPGLQFQWHYNNTGTNPFDNPENGAESIAGCDVGCVEAWAKCKGDPSIIVAVLDEGVMYTHPDLKDNIWVNEQENLYSDEDNDGNGYKDDRYGYNFVTNSAIISWTDTYDTGHGTHVAGSIAAVNGNGKGVCGIAGGDGTANSGVKIMSCQVFAGQGGVTLSAEAQAIKYAADNGAVILQCSWGYNSADANAIDGFVPGPATEAEWTKLYPLEKEALDYFINNAGSPNGVIDGGIAIFASGNEYAKIPAFPSAYSKCISVSSIAADFTPASYTNFGTEVDICAPGGDVQYYSQAGKGEPEYWLEENPEASGSILSTMIQNGKPAYGYMDGTSMACPHVSGVAALGLSYAVKQRRHFKADEFVKLLKESVKPVNSFYTGTKKFYRNSASHGASLTQMNLSAYIDKMGTGAANAGILLNNIEGSGSDMKVPNVYVAENAESTINLAGFFIDGEKLTYTCTSSDEAVAKVTVNGTLMKVTGVKTGSAHITVKVSNGTEQTITVTVRKKANDNGWM, encoded by the coding sequence ATGAAGAAAAAATTCTTATACATAGCACTGTTCGCTCTTACACTGGCTGCATGCTCGGAACAAGAAATCATTGAACAACCGTCTACCTCACCCGAGGAGACGGAAGTTCAACTTCCGGCAGACGTCACTTCGGGCGAACTGCTGATAAAGTTCAAGCCTGAAATGACTGCCATCCTCGACCGGACGATGACACGCGCCACAAGAAGCGGTAGTGCCATGACCCGTTCGGGCATTCCGTCTACCGATGAGGTGCTTGACATTTTAGGAGGATACCACTTTGAGCGTATATTTCCCGTAGACTCCAGAAACGAAGAACGTACCCGCACCGCCGGACTGCACCTGTGGTACTTGGTGAAATTCGATGAAAATACGGATTTGCAGCAGGCTGCCAACCGTCTCAGCCGTTTGGGAGAGATTTCGAAGGTACAAGGAAACAGCCGCATCAAACGTGCTTATAACACCGGAAACTACCGTACTTACATCAGCGAAGCAGCCCTGCAACAGAAAGCGGCTACGCGCGCGGCAACCAACAGCACTTTTTCAGATCCGGGATTGCAATTCCAATGGCACTATAACAATACGGGAACAAACCCGTTTGATAATCCGGAGAATGGAGCAGAATCAATAGCCGGATGCGACGTAGGCTGTGTAGAGGCATGGGCAAAGTGCAAAGGAGACCCCTCTATCATCGTTGCCGTACTGGATGAAGGCGTAATGTACACCCACCCCGACCTGAAAGACAACATCTGGGTGAACGAACAGGAAAATCTGTATAGCGATGAAGATAATGACGGAAACGGATATAAAGACGACAGATACGGTTATAACTTCGTAACGAACAGCGCCATTATCTCATGGACAGATACCTACGACACCGGACATGGAACACACGTTGCCGGAAGCATTGCGGCCGTAAACGGCAATGGCAAAGGTGTTTGCGGCATCGCCGGCGGAGACGGCACTGCAAACTCAGGCGTGAAGATTATGTCGTGCCAGGTATTTGCAGGACAAGGCGGCGTTACGCTGAGCGCGGAAGCCCAAGCCATTAAATATGCCGCCGACAACGGAGCAGTAATCCTGCAATGCAGCTGGGGATATAACTCGGCAGACGCCAATGCAATAGATGGATTTGTACCGGGCCCGGCAACCGAGGCAGAATGGACCAAGCTCTATCCGCTGGAAAAAGAAGCCCTGGATTACTTCATCAACAATGCAGGTTCTCCCAATGGAGTGATAGACGGCGGTATCGCCATCTTTGCATCGGGTAATGAATATGCCAAAATACCGGCTTTCCCCAGCGCCTATTCCAAATGCATATCCGTAAGTTCAATAGCCGCCGACTTCACACCGGCGTCCTATACCAACTTCGGCACAGAAGTGGACATCTGCGCTCCGGGCGGTGACGTACAGTATTATAGCCAAGCAGGAAAAGGAGAACCGGAATATTGGCTAGAAGAAAATCCGGAAGCATCGGGCTCCATTCTTTCCACTATGATACAAAACGGAAAACCTGCCTACGGCTATATGGACGGGACCTCAATGGCGTGCCCGCACGTATCGGGCGTAGCAGCTTTAGGATTGTCATACGCCGTAAAACAACGTCGCCATTTCAAGGCGGACGAATTTGTGAAACTATTGAAAGAATCGGTGAAACCTGTCAACTCTTTCTATACGGGAACTAAAAAGTTCTACAGAAACAGCGCTTCTCATGGTGCTTCGCTCACCCAGATGAACTTGTCTGCCTATATCGACAAAATGGGTACCGGAGCAGCCAATGCCGGCATATTGCTGAACAACATCGAAGGAAGCGGTTCGGACATGAAAGTGCCCAATGTATATGTGGCGGAAAACGCCGAATCTACCATCAATCTGGCCGGCTTCTTCATAGACGGCGAGAAACTGACTTATACTTGTACGTCAAGCGACGAAGCCGTTGCGAAAGTAACCGTCAACGGTACGCTGATGAAGGTAACCGGAGTAAAAACCGGTTCGGCTCACATCACAGTGAAGGTAAGTAACGGTACGGAACAGACCATCACCGTTACCGTTCGCAAGAAAGCTAACGACAACGGTTGGATGTAA
- a CDS encoding DUF1573 domain-containing protein — protein MKPITWIQLFILCAGIGQAWAVKAQDVRFLSQEKIDSLINPPLMKQGDEILRFEKTVQNIGTLTEDDAPRACSFTYTNVSKAPVVITRVRTTCGCTAADAYTGKVLPGETRTITLTYHPKNHPGTIDTNTFVYLSSSDKTPVARLTLIGNVIPGADEWARYPYAMGKLRLKQNQLEFREVAAGKQPSERILCGNSGDKPLRLSALIIPKFATFRTEPEVIQPGSEADIVVTVNASLIPAEKGKSFTFPIILEGVDARPSDRTLNIKVNCIK, from the coding sequence ATGAAACCCATTACTTGGATACAGCTATTTATACTCTGTGCAGGAATCGGACAGGCTTGGGCGGTTAAAGCCCAAGACGTCCGCTTTCTCTCACAAGAGAAAATCGACTCGCTCATAAATCCGCCGTTGATGAAACAGGGGGATGAGATACTGCGTTTCGAGAAAACTGTACAGAATATTGGAACACTGACCGAAGATGACGCTCCGCGGGCTTGCAGCTTCACATACACCAATGTAAGCAAAGCGCCGGTTGTCATCACCCGCGTAAGGACAACTTGCGGCTGTACGGCGGCAGATGCCTATACAGGAAAAGTACTTCCGGGCGAAACGCGAACCATCACGCTGACTTACCACCCGAAAAATCATCCCGGAACGATAGATACGAACACTTTCGTCTATCTATCTTCTTCGGATAAAACCCCGGTGGCACGCCTGACACTGATAGGAAACGTCATTCCCGGAGCCGACGAATGGGCACGCTACCCATATGCAATGGGAAAACTGAGACTGAAACAAAACCAACTGGAATTTCGGGAAGTAGCTGCCGGAAAGCAGCCTTCGGAACGAATTCTATGCGGTAACAGCGGAGACAAGCCGCTGCGTTTGTCAGCACTCATCATTCCTAAATTCGCAACTTTCCGCACAGAGCCGGAAGTTATTCAGCCGGGCAGTGAAGCCGATATCGTAGTAACGGTCAACGCATCGCTCATTCCCGCGGAAAAAGGGAAATCATTCACCTTCCCGATTATTCTTGAAGGAGTGGATGCACGCCCTTCGGACCGGACATTAAATATAAAAGTAAACTGTATTAAGTAA
- a CDS encoding lipocalin family protein, protein MKNIFKLMALFAFLFCFSSCEDDEPVIPTLEVTPANLEGTWKLAEWNGASLDEGTYCYVIFNRKEQTFEMYQKFDSMYARYITGSFSIENNPYLGYIISGVYDYGNGDWNNKYIVTDLLESGSMTWTSKDDESDVNKYIRCEKVPEEIIAEAKVDKDEE, encoded by the coding sequence ATGAAGAATATTTTCAAATTAATGGCTTTGTTCGCCTTCCTGTTCTGTTTCTCTTCCTGTGAAGATGACGAACCGGTAATCCCGACCTTAGAAGTTACTCCCGCCAATCTGGAGGGTACATGGAAACTTGCCGAATGGAACGGAGCTTCTTTGGATGAAGGTACATACTGTTATGTGATTTTCAACCGCAAGGAACAAACTTTCGAAATGTACCAGAAGTTCGACAGTATGTATGCCCGTTACATTACCGGTAGTTTCAGCATTGAAAACAATCCTTATTTGGGTTATATCATCAGCGGAGTTTATGACTATGGTAACGGTGACTGGAACAATAAATATATCGTAACTGATTTATTGGAAAGCGGTTCAATGACTTGGACATCAAAAGATGATGAAAGCGATGTAAACAAATACATCCGCTGTGAAAAAGTTCCCGAAGAAATCATCGCGGAAGCCAAAGTTGACAAAGACGAAGAATAA
- a CDS encoding radical SAM protein encodes MTVIYPSPIFGPVHSRRLGVSLGINLLPEDGKVCTFDCIYCECGFNSDHRPKKPLPTREEVRAALEARLQDMQKNGPVPDVLTFAGNGEPTAHPHFPEIIEDTLALRDKYFPEAKVSVLSNSTFIHRPAVFEALSRVDNNILKLDTVDEAYIHELDRPTGHYSVREIIDGMKAFKGNCIIQTMFLKGGFQDKDMDNTSDRYVLPWLEAVKEISPRQVMIYTIDRETPDHDLQKATHEELDRIAVLVKEMGIAVSVSY; translated from the coding sequence ATGACTGTCATTTATCCCTCTCCCATATTCGGTCCTGTCCATTCCCGCCGTTTGGGAGTATCTTTGGGAATTAATCTGTTGCCGGAAGACGGTAAGGTATGTACTTTCGACTGCATTTACTGTGAGTGTGGGTTTAATTCCGATCATCGTCCTAAGAAGCCGCTTCCCACACGTGAAGAAGTACGTGCTGCTTTGGAAGCCCGTTTGCAAGACATGCAGAAGAACGGGCCTGTTCCCGATGTACTGACTTTTGCCGGAAACGGAGAACCGACTGCACATCCGCATTTTCCTGAAATTATAGAGGATACACTTGCCTTGCGCGATAAATATTTTCCGGAAGCTAAAGTCAGCGTATTGAGCAATTCAACTTTCATTCACCGTCCTGCCGTATTCGAAGCCTTGAGTAGGGTGGATAACAATATTCTGAAACTGGATACGGTAGATGAAGCTTATATCCATGAACTTGACCGTCCGACAGGACATTATTCTGTTCGTGAAATAATTGACGGTATGAAAGCTTTCAAGGGTAATTGTATTATCCAAACCATGTTCCTGAAGGGCGGTTTTCAGGATAAGGATATGGACAATACTTCCGATAGGTATGTTTTGCCTTGGTTAGAGGCCGTTAAGGAGATTTCTCCCCGACAGGTAATGATTTATACCATTGACCGCGAAACTCCCGACCACGACCTGCAAAAGGCCACTCATGAGGAATTGGACCGTATTGCAGTATTGGTAAAGGAAATGGGGATAGCTGTGAGCGTTTCTTATTGA
- a CDS encoding helix-hairpin-helix domain-containing protein, translating into MTIIKVGVFISMLLITPMLVAQNTTVSLWEENLEQLSMDGEERNWEDELEELSRRLQEPININVATKRQLEEFPFLTAFQIEHLLAYVYVHGQMQTVYELQLVEGMDKRTIELLLPFICVKSVENKSGYPSLKKILKYGKQEILTRMDVPLYARKGYDKNYLGPAVYHSLKYDFRYGDYLQMGIVGEKDAGEPLFALQNKKGYDYYSFYCLLKTSGRLKSLALGNYKLSFGQGLVLSTDFRLGKTFSMSTSEYRTGGIRKHSSTDEYNYFRGVAATMELLRCLELSVFYSHRSMDGVVKNGEITSIFKTGLHRTEKEADKMDVFTMQLAGGNLTYEKNKLKIGVTGIYYFFNHPYEPDLKKYAKYNLHGNNFYNLGVDYKYRLGKLVWVGEGAVGKQGYALLNQLKYRLLTSYQLLLIHRYYSHDYCSFFSHSFGESGTPQNENGWYLAAEATPLEHWKFFASLDLFSFPWWKYRISKPSQGMDGMFQATYSPRRNLSVYFNYRYRQKERDVPETGGKVTLPVYHHKFRCRLTYMPKGFLCRTTVDYNHFRQQDGKGYEFEGKQGWQCSQSCAYTFSGFPLAVSVQGTYFHTDDYDSRIYASEKGLLYTFYTPSFYGRGFRYSAHVRYDLNKTFMFLVKFGQTVYQDRATIGSGNDLIEGNKKTDLQMQLRIKF; encoded by the coding sequence ATGACGATAATCAAGGTAGGAGTTTTTATAAGTATGCTGTTAATAACTCCTATGCTTGTAGCTCAAAATACGACTGTATCCCTGTGGGAAGAAAATCTGGAACAGCTTTCCATGGATGGGGAAGAAAGAAACTGGGAAGACGAACTGGAAGAACTTTCCAGGCGTCTGCAGGAACCGATTAATATCAATGTTGCTACCAAGCGGCAATTAGAAGAATTTCCTTTCCTGACTGCATTTCAAATAGAACATCTTTTGGCGTATGTGTATGTGCATGGACAGATGCAGACTGTCTATGAATTACAACTGGTAGAAGGAATGGATAAACGTACTATTGAGTTATTATTGCCTTTTATCTGTGTAAAGTCTGTTGAGAATAAATCAGGTTATCCTTCTTTGAAAAAGATATTGAAGTATGGTAAACAGGAAATACTGACACGTATGGATGTACCTTTGTATGCCCGTAAGGGATATGATAAAAACTATTTGGGACCGGCTGTTTATCATTCGTTGAAGTATGATTTTCGTTATGGCGATTATTTGCAGATGGGAATAGTGGGAGAGAAGGATGCGGGTGAACCGCTTTTTGCCTTGCAAAATAAAAAAGGATATGATTATTATTCTTTTTATTGTCTGCTTAAAACTTCGGGCAGATTGAAATCATTGGCATTGGGCAATTATAAGTTGAGTTTTGGTCAAGGACTGGTGCTTAGTACGGACTTCCGATTGGGAAAAACGTTTTCCATGTCTACATCGGAATACCGTACGGGAGGAATTCGGAAACACAGTTCTACGGATGAATATAATTATTTTCGCGGGGTAGCCGCTACAATGGAACTTCTCCGCTGCTTGGAGCTTTCTGTTTTCTATTCGCACCGTTCTATGGACGGTGTAGTAAAAAACGGGGAAATCACTTCTATTTTCAAGACAGGACTGCACCGTACGGAAAAAGAAGCTGATAAAATGGATGTTTTTACCATGCAATTAGCGGGAGGCAACCTGACTTATGAAAAGAATAAGCTGAAAATAGGGGTGACAGGTATTTATTATTTTTTCAATCATCCTTATGAACCGGACTTGAAGAAGTATGCAAAATACAATTTGCATGGAAATAATTTTTATAATCTGGGTGTGGATTATAAATATCGTTTGGGAAAATTGGTGTGGGTAGGAGAGGGAGCAGTGGGAAAACAAGGATATGCTTTGCTAAATCAATTGAAGTATAGATTATTAACAAGTTATCAACTGCTGTTAATTCATCGTTATTATTCGCATGATTACTGCTCTTTCTTCTCCCATTCTTTCGGAGAAAGCGGTACGCCGCAGAATGAAAACGGCTGGTATCTGGCAGCAGAGGCAACTCCTTTGGAACATTGGAAATTTTTTGCTTCATTGGATTTGTTTTCTTTTCCCTGGTGGAAATATCGGATCAGCAAACCTTCACAAGGTATGGACGGGATGTTTCAGGCCACTTATTCTCCTCGTAGAAACTTATCGGTATATTTTAATTACCGGTATAGGCAAAAGGAGAGGGATGTGCCGGAAACAGGCGGGAAAGTCACCTTACCTGTCTATCATCACAAGTTCCGTTGCAGGCTTACTTATATGCCGAAAGGTTTTCTGTGCCGTACTACGGTCGATTACAACCATTTTCGCCAGCAAGATGGGAAAGGGTATGAATTCGAGGGAAAACAAGGTTGGCAGTGTAGCCAGTCTTGTGCTTATACATTTTCTGGATTTCCTTTGGCTGTATCTGTGCAAGGCACTTACTTTCATACGGACGATTACGACTCCCGGATTTACGCTTCTGAAAAAGGCTTGCTTTATACATTTTACACCCCTTCTTTTTATGGCAGAGGGTTTCGTTATTCTGCTCATGTACGTTATGACTTGAACAAAACTTTTATGTTTCTCGTTAAGTTCGGGCAAACCGTCTATCAGGATCGTGCAACCATCGGTTCGGGTAACGATTTGATAGAGGGAAATAAAAAAACGGACTTGCAGATGCAGCTTCGTATTAAGTTTTAA